The following are encoded in a window of Fusarium falciforme chromosome 11, complete sequence genomic DNA:
- a CDS encoding 2,4-dienoyl-CoA reductase ((3E)-enoyl-CoA-producing), giving the protein MSSSQGEFVSKIWQNNLFDGRVVFCTGGSGTICSAQVKALVCLGADACIVGRNSQKTEKMAQAIAKVRAGSKVIGIGNIDVRKLEALEGAVGQCVRELGGIDFVIAGAAGNFLAPIDSLSANAFKSVVDIDLLGSYNTLKSTLPYLLASAARNKNPGATTGGRIIFVSATFHYTGMPYQTHVAAAKAGVDALAASVALEYGPRGLTSNVISPGGIEGTEGLQRLSSEALRESGQAARNIPLGRYGLLKEVSDATVFLFSEAGNYINGHVLVVDGGAWRLPGLAGISAGLAYPDIVLGDQVLPTDIKTGRGPKSKI; this is encoded by the exons ATGTCATCTTCGCAGGGCGAATTCGTCTCCAAAATATGGCAGAACAATCTTTTCG ATGGCCGGGTAGTCTTCTGTACCGGCGGTAGCGGAACGATATGCTCTGCACAAGTAAAAGCGCTTGTCTGTCTAGGAGCCGATGCTTGCATCGTCGGAAGAAATTCTCAGAAGACTGAGAAAATGGCCCAGGCTATTGCTAAAGTCCGTGCCGGCTCCAAGGTCATCGGCATTGGCAACATCGATGTGCGCAAGTTAGAGGCACTAGAGGGTGCCGTGGGTCAATGTGTACGAGAACTTGGCGGTATTGACTTTGTGAT TGCCGGAGCAGCTGGCAATTTTCTTGCACCGATTGACAGTCTCTCTGCCAATGCGTTCAAGAGTGTAGTGGACATTGATCTGCTCGGATCGTACAACACGCTCAAGTCCACTTTACCATATCTGCTAGCCTCAGCCGCAAGGAACAAGAACCCTGGCGCAACAACTGGCGGGCGCATCATTTTCGTCTCTGCCACGTTCCACTATACCGGAATGCCCTACCAAACCCATGTTGCCGCGGCAAAGGCTGGCGTGGACGCGCTCGCTGCGTCCGTTGCCTTGGAGTACGGGCCAAGAGGGCTGACATCCAACGTCATCAGCCCCGGAGGCATTGAAGGAACTGAAGGGCTTCAAAGACTTTCGAGCGAAGCTTTACGGGAGTCTGGACAGGCAGCCCGCAATATCCCGCTGGGCAGATATGGCCTTCTCAAGGAGGTTTCTGATGCCACCGTGTTTCTTTTCAGTGAAGCTGGCAATTACATCAATGGCCATGTCTTGGTAGTGGATGGTGGCGCTTGGAGATTGCCGGGCCTCGCAGGTATTTCCGCAGGCTTGGCGTATCCCGATATTGTCCTTGGCGATCAAGTATTGCCTACCGACATCAAGACCGGCCGTGGACCTAAGTCGAAGATATAA
- a CDS encoding Cutinase transcription factor 1 beta, which produces MSQSTVLSLATSATTHKPRNLTRQPLKSKQLVHQCDPQGVALVAELCEPERPGKSGHFVVTALSSANIDTEALDYLKKRGCFDLPALDIQQTLVQAYFHYVHPFFPVVHVSSFLKTFESPGQNGVCLHLLWSIFLAAANFADMTTVQSAGYESRKDMKRAMFSRAKACSLFALYDADHERSKIALIQAVLLMGFWYSDTEDRLGPWHWNGIAISLCQTVGLHRQPDASLNRSQNDSSIDRDLWRHLWWSCFFREAWLSVGMGRPMRIDLAHSDTPKPDASASESLYSGLTESQHRRYIPEDSKDLFLLWDELLSVTSILSRILAVQHLAKRTVSTHSDVYDLECELRGHHEHLDRLKARATDPILTLHMHHFELFFE; this is translated from the exons ATGAGCCAGTCTACCGTCCTTTCACTGGCCACTTCGGCCACCACTCACAAGCCCAGGAATCTCACACGGCAGCCCCTCAAGTCCAAGCAGCTTGTTCACCAGT GTGATCCCCAAGGTGTTGCTCTCGTTGCCGAACTTTGCGAACCCGAGCGTCCGGGCAAGAGTGGTCACTTTGTCGTCACCGCCCTAAGTTCGGCCAATATTGATACTGAAGCGCTCGATTACTTGAAAAAAAGAGGGTGTTTTGATTTACCAGCACTCGACATCCAACAAACACTCGTCCAGGCGTACTTCCATTACGTGCACCCTTTTTTCCCCGTTGTACACGTCTCTTCATTCCTCAAAACCTTTGAAAGCCCCGGACAGAATGGGGTgtgcctccatcttctctggAGCATCTTCCTGGCAGCTGCAAAC TTTGCCGATATGACGACCGTTCAGTCGGCTGGTTACGAGTCACGAAAGGACATGAAACGGGCAATGTTCTCACGTGCCAAGGCATGCTCTCTGTTT GCGCTATACGACGCAGATCACGAACGGTCCAAGATAGCCCTGATCCAAGCGGTGCTGTTGATGGGTTTCTGGTACTCAGATACAGAGGACAGACTTGGGCCGTGGCACTGGAACGGCATCGCCATCAGCCTTTGCCAGACCGTTGGGTTACATCGTCAACCTGATGCCAGCCTCAACCGCTCTCAGAATGATTCATCCATCGATCGGGATTTATGGAGACATCTGTGGTGGTCCTGCTTCTTCCGAGAAGCGTGGTTATCCGTTGGTATGGGAAGGCCCATGCGGATTGACTTGGCGCACTCCGATACGCCGAAGCCTGATGCAAGCGCCTCCGAGAGCTTGTATTCTGGGCTGACCGAGTCTCAACATCGGCGGTATATCCCTGAGGATTCTAAAGATCTGTTCTTGTTGTGGGATGAGTTGCTCTCAGTGACTAGCATTCTCTCAAGGATCCTTGCTGTCCAACACCTCGCCAAGCGGACGGTTTCCACCCACTCGGACGTGTATGATCTGGAATGCGAGCTTAGAGGACATCACGAGCACCTAGATCGTCTCAAAGCTAGAGCTACTGACCCTATTCTCACTCTTCATATGCATCATTTCGAATTATTCTTCGAGTAA
- a CDS encoding Beta-glucosidase encodes MLAVDLLVLLLGSLHFGQGSAIPGKRQLREYSPAIEEWDKAEDRAAEFVSQLNLTEKVTMVTGTLLDVGTGCIGRIRPVQRLGFPGLCLLDGPNAVNRAHLVSIFPSGISVAASWDRELMYDRGLALGREFKAKGAHVILGPTTGPLGRHPMGGRNWEGFSPDPFLSGEAVKYTVMGHQAAGVQTSTKHYIGNEQETMRSDTTMKDGTIVDAVSSNIDDRALHELYLWPFADALKAGTTSIMCSYNRLNNTYACEHPRLLTGILREQLGFRGFVISDWFATHSTSKAANAGLDMEQPGELPPGVTTSHGGGGYFGLTLEKAVQAGNVTERRIDEMVRRLMTPYLLLHQDSPDYPTVDPSMPYLLGISNSGWESRSLAGLGEPVPGRDVRENHHELIRKWGASATVLLKNNGTLPFGGKSSCAQKPIHNIGVFGNAAVDPAEGLVFPPNSPPEGPEYGFLSIGGGAGSGRNSYVVSPLDAIKDKAKESDAIVQYIASNDVLARNDFRSVFPKPDICLVFLKTWAAETYDRTSFELSWNSTVVVNNVAKFCGRHKTVVVTNSAGVNTMPWANNVTAILAGHYGGQEWGNSLVDVLWGKTEPSGRLPYTIPKAAADYDLPVVNLTGPDGLVERDSSKWQADFTEGQLIDYRHFDAKEIEPLYEFGFGLGYTTFEVDTRIDLAKLYSSAPSDLPDGEAKIKPGGNVDLWTELLRVTATVRNTGKREGSTVVQLYMSFPDSDNMKEAPVRVLRGFEKVKLGQGESQRVEMVLK; translated from the exons ATGCTGGCAGTTGACCTCCTCGTGCTCCTTTTGGGGTCTTTGCACTTTGGCCAGGGGTCCGCCATTCCTGGCAAACGCCAACTGAGGGAGTACAGTCCTGCGATTGAGG AATGGGACAAGGCCGAAGACAGAGCCGCGGAGTTTGTCTCCCAGCTTAACCTCACTGAGAAGGTAACCATGGTCACGGGTACCTTGCTCGATGTTGGGACCGGCTGCATTGGTAGAATCAGACCTGTTCAACGCTTGGGATTCCCGGGGCTCTGTCTCCTAGATGGGCCCAATGCTGTTAACCGAGCCCATCTGGTCAGCATTTTCCCGTCTGGGATTTCCGTCGCTGCTAGTTGGGACCGCGAGTTGATGTACGACCGTGGGCTTGCCTTGGGACGTGAGTTTAAGGCGAAGGGAGCTCATGTCATCCTCGG GCCAACAACAGGCCCTCTCGGACGTCACCCGATGGGTGGTCGCAACTGGGAAGGGTTCTCACCAGATCCTTTTCTGTCGGGAGAGGCTGTCAAGTATACAGTCATGGGTCACCAGGCCGCAGGTGTTCAGACGTCCACCAAGCACTACATTGGTAACGAGCAAGAAACCATGAGATCAGACACGACCATGAAGGATGGAACCATTGTAGATGCTGTTTCCTCCAACATAGATGATCGGGCACTCCATGAGCTGTACCTCTGGCCCTTTGCGGACGCTCTCAAGGCTGGTACTACATCCATCATGTGTAGTTACAACCGACTCAACAACACCTATGCTTGTGAGCACCCTCGCCTGCTTACGGGTATTCTCCGAGAACAACTCGGATTCCGCGGGTTTGTGATATCTGACTGGTTTGCGACTCACTCAACAAGCAAGGCCGCCAATGCCGGCTTAGACATGGAGCAACCTGGAGAGCTTCCACCCGGAGTCACAACGTCTCATGGAGGCGGAGGCTACTTTGGGCTAACCCTTGAGAAGGCTGTTCAGGCTGGAAACGTTACCGAGAGGCGTATTGACGAGATGGTCCGCCGCCTTATGACACCTTacctccttcttcaccaagACAGTCCTGACTATCCTACCGTGGATCCCTCGATGCCTTACCTGCTTGGAATCAGCAATTCAGGATGGGAGTCCAGGTCCCTTGCTGGTCTCGGTGAGCCTGTCCCTGGGCGGGACGTGCGAGAAAACCATCATGAGCTGATTCGAAAGTGGGGGGCCTCAGCTACGGTTCTTCTGAAGAACAACGGCACTCTACCTTTCGGGGGCAAGTCATCATGCGCTCAAAAGCCAATCCACAATATTGGCGTGTTCGGCAATGCTGCTGTCGATCCAGCCGAAGGACTCGTCTTCCCCCCCAACAGCCCCCCTGAAGGACCTGAGTACGGCTTCCTCAGCATTGGGGGCGGTGCGGGAAGTGGCCGGAACTCATATGTGGTTTCTCCCCTGGACGCTATCAAAGATAAAGCAAAGGAGTCAGATGCCATAGTCCAGTATATTGCCTCGAACGATGTCTTGGCAAGGAACGACTTCCGCTCCGTCTTTCCCAAACCAGACATCTGCTTGGTCTTCCTCAAGACATGGGCGGCCGAGACATATGACCGGACCAGTTTCGAGTTGAGTTGGAACTCTACGGTCGTGGTCAACAACGTGGCCAAATTCTGCGGCAGACACAAGACAGTGGTTGTGACCAACTCGGCAGGCGTCAACACGATGCCTTGGGCGAACAACGTCACGGCCATCTTGGCAGGACACTACGGCGGACAAGAATGGGGCAACTCCCTCGTCGATGTGCTCTGGGGAAAGACAGAACCTAGCGGAAGGCTGCCCTACACCATCCCCAAGGCAGCAGCGGACTATGATCTTCCCGTGGTCAATCTGACTGGTCCGGACGGTTTGGTGGAGCGTGATTCCTCCAAGTGGCAGGCTGATTTCACTGAAGGTCAATTAATCGACTACCGCCACTTTGATGCCAAGGAAATTGAGCCGTTGTATGAATTTGGTTTCGGCTTGGGTTACACAACCTTTGAGGTGGACACCCGTATCGATCTCGCCAAACTCTACAGTTCTGCCCCGTCTGACCTACCCGACGGGGAGGCCAAAATTAAGCCGGGTGGCAATGTGGACCTCTGGACCGAGTTGTTGCGTGTCACAGCCACGGTTCGCAACACTGGCAAACGCGAGGGTAGCACAGTCGTTCAACTGTACATGTCATTCCCCGACAGCGACAACATGAAGGAGGCCCCAGTTCGTGTGCTCAGAGGTTTTGAGAAGGTAAAGCTGGGTCAGGGCGAGTCTCAACGGGTAGAAATGGTGCTCAAATGA
- a CDS encoding FAD-binding PCMH-type domain-containing protein gives MHCLSTFATPALVAVGLLAGTGLAADECKCTPTEPCWPSTKSWNSLNSTLDGRLIHYTPPAAVCYPSHANYNKTACDSVIRDWSKSTFHSGDPASIHTEWGNAGCLPIYENGTSIFGDPDAGERGCSNGPLPAYVVNATTTNHVQAALDFATKNNLRLTIKNTGHNGAGRNVGNNSLSIWTHNMKGIQLHDKFKPSCPSDKSTPDSRMAATVGAGIQDGELFETLASLDVMAVGGTSKDVGVTGWATGGGHGFMTGLYGRGADNILEAELVIPSGEVLTVNECQNQDLFWAIRGGGGGAFGVITKMTVKAYPAPKLVMGSFDIAAYSNTTSDAWYRLVAEIHALFPAMQDAGIAGYYTMEGPPSVDVLTFSGSLILFDGSNKTYDQAMEPFRKLLNASSGAVNGTISRLPINSWKELLETLPTIGSVDGGHSVRASRLISRHTVAENIQEFASVYKEIGPSRKVPSNGLPNPSISGTLTISHKAVNNSLNPAWRNATVHLITAQSWPKSFNESQIRSVVHDMTYRKLNTLRQLDPNSAAYINEANPIEPGWQWSFYGPNYARLREIKDYYDPEGLLWCPQCVGSEDWLQQQDGKLCRPFATW, from the exons ATGCATTGCCTGTCAACCTTCGCTACCCCCGCGCTTGTCGCGGTAGGCTTACTGGCCGGCACTGGTCTTGCTGCTGACGAGTGTAAATGC ACGCCGACGGAGCCCTGCTGGCCATCGACCAAATCCTGGAACTCGTTGAACTCGACATTGGATGGGCGCCTTATCCATTACACCCCACCGGCGGCTGTCTGCTACCCCTCTCATGCCAACTACAACAAAACTGCCTGCGACTCAGTCATTCGAGATTGGTCCAAATCAACCTTCCACTCGGGCGACCCAGCAAGTATTCACACCGAATGGGGTAATGCTGGTTGCCTCCCAATTTACGAAAATGGAACCAGCATTTTTGGAGATCCTGACGCAGGGGAGCGAGGCTGTTCCAACGGCCCTCTGCCGGCTTACGTTGTCAATGCTACCACGACGAACCATGTCCAAGCGGCGCTGGATTTCGCTACCAAGAACAACTTGAGGTTGACCATTAAGAATACCGGACACAATGGTGCGGGAAG AAATGTGGGAAACAACAGTCTATC GATCTGGACTCACAACATGAAGGGTATTCAACTACACGATAAGTTCAAGCCATCATGTCCTAGCGACAAAAGCACCCCAGACTCTCGCATGGCAGCTACTGTAGGCGCCGGTATTCAAGACGGAGAGCTTTTCGAAACCCTGGCGTCCCTAGATGTCATGGCAGTTGGTGGTACCAGCAAG GATGTTGGAGTAACTGGATGGGCTACCGGAGGTGGCCATGGTTTCATGACTGGCCTGTACGGCCGGGGAGCAGACAACATCCTGGAAGCAGAGCTTGTTATACCCTCAGGCGAAGTCTTGACAGTCAATGAGTGTCAGAACCAGGATCTCTTCTGGGCCATCCgcggtggaggtggtggtgcctTTGGAGTTATCACAAAAATGACCGTGAAAGCATACCCAGCACCGAAATTGGTAATGGGCAGTTTCGATATTGCTGCCTACAGTAACACAACATCGGACGCTTGGTACAGACTCGTTGCCGAGATCCACGCCCTCTTCCCCGCTATGCAAGATGCTGGCATCGCAGGATATTATACCATGGAAGGGCCTCCGTCAGTCGATGTACTGACATTTAGCGGTTCGCTCATTCTGTTTGATGGGTCCAACAAGACCTATGACCAAGCCATGGAGCCATTCAGGAAACTGTTAAACGCATCAAGCGGCGCGGTCAATGGAACCATTAGCAGACTTCCGATTAACTCTTGGAAAGAGCTGCTCGAGACTCTACCAACCATCGGATCTGTCGATGGAGGCCACAGCGTTAGGGCCTCGCGGTTGATTTCGAGACACACTGTTGCGGAAAATATTCAAGAGTTTGCATCCGTGTACAAAGAGATTGGGCCAAGCCGAAAAGTACCATCG AACGGCCTGCCCAACCCTTCCATCTCCGGCACTCTCACTATTAGCCACAAAGCTGTCAACAACTCGCTAAACCCCGCTTGGCGCAACGCGACTGTTCATCTGATTACGGCACAATCTTGGCCCAAGTCGTTCAACGAGTCTCAGATTAGGAGCGTTGTTCACGATATGACATATCGTAAACTGAATACGCTGAGACAACTCGATCCTAACTCAGCAGCGTATATCAATGAG gcAAACCCCATCGAACCTGGCTGGCAGTGGTCGTTCTACGGACCAAATTACGCTCGTCTCCGCGAGATCAAAGACTACTACGACCCCGAAGGTCTTCTATGGTGTCCTCAGTGCGTTGGTAGTGAGGATTGGCTGCAGCAACAAGATGGAAAACTCTGCCGACCGTTTGCAACGTGGTAG
- a CDS encoding Aldehyde reductase, whose protein sequence is MTIPGIKYPAVPYGSFVVISGVSDFIGSHVADQALAAGYKFKTKYGPNNFELIEVPDMAAEGAFDKAARGATGFVHVAQDMAGSADPSVVVPRAVNGVLNALKAAANEPLMKRFVYTSSSFAVTFPKPGRRFTVTAAMFNDEAVERAWGPNPEDSAVYACSKVEAERAISKWVEDHKPSLVVNTIQPNANIGPIISYANQGYPTSSQWVKALWNMDYESLKRAPAQHFINVQDDARLHIIALANPAVQGERIFAIAGPVNHNDIIKILRKNYPQRQWEDFPDNEQDLSVIEPMKRAEELLQEAYEMGFISLEESVKANAAGLVEG, encoded by the exons ATGACAATTCCAGGAATCAAATATCCTGCTGTTCCGTATGGCAGTTTCGTTGTTATCTCCGGTGTTAGCGACTTCATTGGCTCCCACGTTGCAGACCAGGCCCTTGCTGCAGGTTACAAG TTCAAGACGAAGTATGGCCCAAACAACTTCGAGTTGATCGAGGTACCAGACATGGCAGCCGAAGGCGCCTTTGACAAGGCTGCCAGAG GTGCTACCGGCTTCGTCCATGTTGCACAGGACATGGCAGGCTCTGCTGACCCTAGCGTCGTGGTGCCTAGAGCAGTCAATGGTGTTCTCAATGCGCTAAAAGCGGCCGCAAACGAGCCTCTCATGAAGCGCTTTGTATACACGTCCTCGTCTTTTGCGGTGACCTTTCCCAAACCGGGCAGAAGGTTCACCGTCACCGCAGCTATGTTCAACGACGAAGCTGTGGAACGAGCCTGGGGACCCAATCCTGAAGATTCTGCTGTGTATGCTTGCAGCAAAGTCGAAGCAGAGCGTGCTATCTCGAAATGGGTCGAGGACCATAAGCCCTCCTTAGTCGTCAACACAA TCCAGCCTAATGCCAATATTGGTCCAATAATCAGCTACGCCAACCAGGGGTACCCGACATCGTCACAATGGGTGAAAGCACTTTGGAACATGGACTATGAGTCACTTAAGCGCGCCCCTGCGCAGCACTTTATCAACGTGCAGGACGATGCGCGTCTGCATATTATTGCATTGGCTAATCCGGCGGTACAAGGCGAACGCATCTTCGCTATCGCTGGGCCTGTCAACCACAACGATATCATCAAGATATTGCGCAAGAATTATCCGCAAAGACAGTGGGAAGACTTTCCAGACAATGAACAAGATCTGAGTGTCATTGAGCCGATGAAGAGAGCCGAGGAGCTTCTGCAAGAGGCGTACGAGATGggatttattagtttagaGGAGAGTGTAAAAGCAAACGCTGCGGGCCTAGTTGAGGGTTAA
- a CDS encoding MFS domain-containing protein: MERPQSPTAMLFTDKVPTVDLESAMPSAPPSEPDNSHSDSEKELEKKKDIESDIGAWLCVLAAMLFLISSYGFMNSLGTVQSHLSLNQLSDFSTSEVGWINGVYLFLSLIFNFQIGSILDRYGPQLLSTIAAFFSTATFLLLAQCKTYWQFMLCLGVFGSIGTSIGAVTAVSVVGKLFIRRRGLAMGIAVMGTSLGSIVYPMTLRATFESLGWAWSMRLVALIVACFTSLGVVCFLPFRRLTEGQSASKKEGGVGLDLSAFKSPKFVFTSLGVCIVEFVVYGIGGLLPTISAGAGFSTEDGYMLISILGACSCVGRFSTGFIGDKVGPFNAMVTTMVIIVILMASLFIPFATSSATLLYIFTALWGYFSGSFYVLSPVCTGKTCEPKDYARYFGSSNMCVAVALLLAIPLSGMMLEKLGSQLLACFYLGMIVLAGISFVVARGLLIGNFFVLKRKM, translated from the exons ATGGAGCGACCACAGTCTCCCACTGCAATGCTCTTCACCGACAAGGTCCCAACCGTGGACCTCGAGAGCGCTATGCCTTCTGCTCCCCCCTCCGAGCCTGACAACTCGCACTCTGACTCTGAAAAGgagttggagaagaagaaggacattgAGTCGGACATTGGAGCATGGCTCTGTGTCTTGGCAGCAATGCTTTTCCTTATTTCCTCCTATG GATTCATGAACTCTCTTGGAACAGTCCAGTCCCATCTGAGCCTCAACCAACTGAGTGACTTTTCAACCAGTGAGGTCGGATGGATCAATGGAGTGTATCTGTTCCTTtccctcatcttcaactttCAAATTGGCAGTATTTTGGACCGCTATGGCCCTCAGCTCCTTAGCACCATcgccgccttcttctcgaccgCTACATTTTTGCTGTTGGCTCAGTGCAAGACCTACTGGCAGTTCATGCTCTGCCTTGGTGTCTTTGGAAGCATTGGTACCAGCATTGGCGCTGTCACTGCAGTCAGTGTCGTTGGCAAACTTTTTATCCGTCGCCGGGGTCTCGCCATGGGTATTGCCGTGATGGGCACGTCCCTTGGGTCCATCGTTTACCCAATGACTCTTCGAGCTACATTTGAGAGCCTTGGTTGGGCATGGTCCATGAGACTCGTCGCCCTCATTGTCGCATGCTTTACATCACTTGGTGTGGTCTGCTTCCTCCCCTTCCGTCGACTCACAGAGGGCCAGTCGGCCAgcaagaaggagggaggTGTCGGCCTGGACTTGTCTGCTTTCAAGTCCCCAAAGTTTGTCTTTACTTCTCTTGGCGTCTGCATCGTCGAGTTTGTCGTCTATGGCATCGGTGGCCTTCTACCTACCATCTCCGCAGGTGCCGGCTTTTCCACTGAGGACGGCTACATGCTTATTTCGATTCTCGGCGCCTGCTCGTGCGTTGGCCGTTTCTCGACAGGTTTCATCGGCGACAAGGTCGGACCCTTCAATGCCATGGTCACGACCATGGTGATCATTGTCATTCTGATGGCATCACTCTTCATCCCTTTTGCCACCTCATCGGCTACTCTGCTCTACATCTTTACCGCACTTTGGGGGTACTTTTCTGGATCTTTCTACGTTCTTTCCCCAG TATGTACTGGAAAGACATGCGAGCCCAAGGATTACGCACGATACTTTG GCTCTTCTAATATGTGCGTCGCTGTTGCACTGCTTCTCGCCATCCCCTTGAGCGGAATGATGCTAGAGAAGCTGGGCTCTCAGCTCCTTGCCTGCTTCTACCTCGGCATGATCGTGCTAGCAGGCATTTCCTTCGTCGTGGCAAGAGGTTTGCTCATCGGCAACTTCTTTGTTCTAAAGCGCAAGATGTGA